The region AGCCATGGCTGTCTTTTGTGCGCGCTTCAGGAACTGCATGAGTATTTTTTCATCATGTTCCATCGCTGATACCGAGGAAGTGGGCTTGTAGTTGATCTTCTTCAGATAAGTGTCCAGTTCGCCGTGCTCAAATGCTTCGAGCAGCAGCGGATACACATAAGAGCTCTTGCAGACCGCCCTGGTGTTTCCCAGTTTAGACGCCACGCAATCGAGCACTTCTACCACGACTTTTTTCCGGGGCACTTCAGTATGGGTGACATAGCAGCGGGCCAGTTGGCGGAATGCCTCCAGGGTTCCTCCCCATGTACGGAAGTCTTTGGCTGTAAAATCGTTTTCCGTGATCTCGCGGATGTAATTGTTGATCTTTCCGGAATCTATAGCCCTGTGTTCTTTTCCTTCGGTGTAGTATTGAAATAAATCCTGACCCGGTATATCGCGACATTTTTTAACAAGTTTGGTCAGGGTGCGGTCGTTCAAGGCCAGTTCCTGCTTTACGCCTTTTTTACCCACGAAGCTTATCTTCATGGAGTTTCCATTTATTTTAACGTGCTTGTCTTTAAGCGTGCTCAGTCCGTAACTACCATAAAGCTGCTGGTAGGTTTGATTGCCCACACGTATCAGGGTTTTGATCATGAGCTGAACACAGATGGCCAGCACTTTACGTTCGTCGAACTCTTTCCTGCGGAGATCGCGTGCAATGCTCTTCCTCGCTCCGGGAAGTGCTTTACCAAACTCCAGCAACCTGAAATATTTACTGTCTGAACGCCTGGATGTCCACAAGGGGTGGTACTTATACTGCTTTCTGCCCGCCGCGTCTATACCGGTTACCTGCAGATAGGCATTTTCGGCAGGCGCAATCCAGACTTGAGTCCAGGCCGGAGGTATGACCAGGGCCTTGATACGGTCGAGCTGTTCCTGGTCTTTTATCCTTTTGCCCTCAGCATCTGTAAAAAAGAACTTCCCGGGGCGACCTTGCCGGGTAATACCCGGATTTTTATCGGACACATAGCAGAGTCCGCTCGACTTAATTTCGTCTAAGGTTTGCACCATAGGGGAGGATAATTTCGTTCAATTTTTAGTTAATTTGTATGCCGGCCTGCTTTTTAGCTCGCAGCTTAACATAAACATACGATGATGAGAATAGTTTTCATGGGAACTCCGGATTTTGCCGTCGCCTCTTTAGCTGCGCTTTTAGAGGCAGGCTTCGATATAGTGGGTGTGGTGACGGCCCCTGATAAGCCGTCGGGACGGGGGCAAAAAATACAGGAGAGCGCGGTTAAGCAGTTTGCCGTGGCGCGTGGCCTCAATGTGCTGCAACCGGTTAAGCTGAAAGACCCTGCGTTTGTGGCAGCGCTAAAAGATCTGCAGCCCGACCTTCAGGTGGTTGTTGCCTTCAGGATGCTTCCGGAAATTGTATGGAACTTGCCGCCCAGGGGCACCATCAATTTGCATGCTTCTTTATTGCCTCAATATCGCGGGGCTGCGCCGATAAACCATGCCATCATTAACGGGGAAAAAGAAAGTGGCGTAACGACTTTCTTCCTGAAACATGAGATCGACACGGGCGACTTGATCTTGTCTGAAAAAGTGGCCATCGCGGATGATGACAATGCCGGACAGCTTCATGATAAACTTATGGAGGTTGGTGCGAAACTGCTGGTGAAAACAGTGAGATCAATTGAAGAGGGCAGCTATAGTGAACAAGCACAGCTTACTTCCGATGACTTAAAGCATGCGCCGAAAATCTTTAAAGAGCATTGTTTCATCGATTGGAATCAGCCGACTGAGCAGATTTACAATCTTATAAGGGGATTGAGCCCCTACCCCACGGCATACACCATGTTAAACGGCAAAATACTTAAAGTGTTCGGTTCCGCGGTTGAGACGAAGGAAACGGGCCTGGCCCCAGGGGGTTTTCTGACTGATGGCAAAAGCTACCTGAAATTTGCCGCAAAGGATGGTTTTGTGAGGCTAACCGACGTGCAGTACGAAGGTAAAAAGCGCATGCCGGTTGACGAGTTCCTGAGAGGAATTCGCTTGTAGCGGGTATCGGATTACTTATCCGACAATTATTTCGTTGAGTTTGACGCTTAATAGCTTGGAAATTTCGTTGAAATATCGCTTTCTGCCATAGCCCATTACCCAGCGGATTCCACCTATAGCGTTGGTGATAAAAACTTCCTCAGCTTCCCGCAAGACTTCGGGATTGATCTGCGCTTCTGTTACGGCTATGTCGTTCGATTTTGCCAGTCCCATGACCACCCCCCGCATAATACCGGACACACAACCTTCTGAAAGGGCTGGTGTAAACAACTGTCCGTTATATACCACAAAGATGTTAGAGCTGATGCTTTCACATAAAAAACCTGACTGATTGAGAATAAAGGCCTCGTCGAGCCTTCGCTGCTTCTTGAAGATTCCGGCCATGACGTAGAGCAGCGAACTGCTTGTTTTTACGTTGGACAGTTTATTGACCGGCTTGGTCATCTCGTCGTATACATCGACAATAAGCCCCTTCTTGTTTAATTCGTAGCCCTCTTCTGATATGGACGCACTTTCAAGTACATAAGCCGCCTTATTGGATTCGGGCGTATACAAGCCCTCGCCATCGCGATAAACGCTAAGCCTGAACCTTGCATTCCCTTCCAATTTATTTCGCCTGGCCAGCTCTGTAACCTTGCTTTTGAGAAAATATTCGTCCATAAGCGCTGAGCCATCTATTTTGAGCGCTTTCATTCCGGCTTTGAGCCTGTCGGCATGCTGCTGGGCAAACATAAGTTTGCCGCCCAAAAGACGCATAGACTCGAAAAGGCCGTCGCCATACCTGAAGGCACGGTTTTGCGCAGTTAAGATGCTCTGTCCGGCCGGCACCAACTGATCGTTGTGCAAGATGTACTGCTGCATACTATCCATTGACTGCATTATATGCGCTATAATCTCTCCACTTGTCTAGCGCAGCACTGAAGTCGGACGGCAGCGGTGCTTCAAATTCCATGTATTTCCTGGTGGACGGATGCATGAAGCCCAGAACCTGGGCATGTAGTGCCTGACGGGGAAGGAGATCGAAGCAGTTTTGCACAAACTGCTTATACCTGGTGAAGGTAGTGCCCTTTAAGATCTTGTCGCCGCCATAATTTGCATCGTTGAACAGCGGATGTCCTATGTGTTTCATGTGTGCTCTGATTTGATGTGTACGCCCTGTCTCAAGCTGGCAGCTTATGAGGGTTACGTATCCTAAACGTTCGAGCACCGTATAATGTGTTACCGACCACTTGCCTTTTTCTTCATCGTCGTACACATCCATGATGATACGGTTTTTGGCACTGCGGCCTATATAACCTGTAACTGTCCCGTTCTCAGCAATATCGCCCCAAACGAGTGCAACATACCTCCGCGTAATGGTATGATCGTAAAATTGTTTGGCAAGCTTCGTCATGGTGATCTCGTTCTTGCTGATCAGCAGCAGGCCGGAGGTGTCTTTGTCGATCCGATGCACGAGGCCCGGCCGGCCTTCGTTGCCCGGCAGGTGCGGCAGCTGGGCAAAATGGAAAGTCAGTGCGTTGACAAGTGTGCCGGTGTAATTGTTATAGCCGGGATGCACAACCATGCCCGCCGTTTTGTTGACGATGAGCAGGTCATTGTCTTCATATACTATATCAATGGGTATATCTTCCGGGTAAACCTCCGTATCTCTGGGAGGGTGCGGAAATACGATGGATATTTCGTCGGCGGGCTTAACCTTGTAACTCGGCTTGACAGCCTGTTTGTTCACAAGCACATTTCCTGCATCGATAGCGTTCTGTATGCGGTTGCGGGAGGCATTTTCAACGCGATGCATAAGAAACTTGTCGATACGCAGCAGTGACTGTCCTTTATCAACAACAATGTTCAGATGTTCGTACAGATCCTGGTCTTCGGTCTCTTGTGCAGATATGCTTTTCATTAAATGCAAAGCTAATCTTTACGAACCATAAACGGAATGTGAAACTGGCCTATTTTTTGTGAAGCATCATATTACCTGTAATACATGCTTATGAAAAACTTTACTCAGAACGTTAAAATTATTCTTAACTTCTTCCCATATCTACTAAAACAGATTTATTTTAAAAACTGAGCTCTGCTGGGGCTGACCTCTATATCTTTGCGTCATGTGCGCAATTATACATAGCCCGTTGCAGAGACTGAGGGATGGCTCGAGGGGAAATATCCTGGTAAAAAGGGACGACCTGATCGACCCGTTTATTTCCGGAAATAAATGGCGTAAGCTAAAGTATATTCTGGAGAAGGCGGAGCTGGAAGGAAAGTCTCACCTGGTAACCTTCGGCGGCGCTTATTCCAATCATTTACTCGCTACAGCGGCTGCGGCTGCGTCAAAGGGACTAAAATGCAGCGCTTTTGTCCGCGGCGAAGAAGCTAACAATGAGATGCTGGTGCTATGCAAACTGTATGGCATGAAACTGTTGTTTACTGACAGGATGCATTATAGAGACAAAGCGCATCTTTTTAAGACGCATTTTGGAGGCGATCCTGACGCATATTTTGTAGATGAAGGCGGTGCGGGCGCGGAAGGCGCGCGAGGTTGCAGCGAGATCATCGGCGAACTGCCTGACAATATTGAACATCTGTTTTGTGCGGCCGGCACAGGCACAACGGCAGCGGGCCTGCTTAAAGGTATCCATGACCAGGGCAGGAGAACGATGCTCCATGTTGTCCCGGTATTGAGAGGGGCCAGCTTCATCAGCGATGCAATTCTGCGTTATACAGGGTCTTTGAAACAGCTGATGCTTCATGAGGATTACCACTTCGGCGGCTACGCCAAAACTACACCTGATCTGATGGCATACATCCGCTCGTTTGTTGCTGCAGAGGGGATATTGATTGACCCGGTGTACACGGCGAAAATGTTTTTTGCCATTGACGACCTCCGGATAAAGGGCAGCCTTGACAGATTGGAGTCGGTTGTGGCCCTGCATACCGGGGGACTGTTCGGTATTTTGGGGATGAAAGAAAAGCTGGCTTAAGTGGTTTACCGCAAGTGGAATAGATCATCTACGCCGAGCAGCTTACGGCTGGTAAAGCCTTCTGCATACGTTGCGCCTATAGCCTTGCCAAATTCCCTTGCCCTGGAGATAACGCTTTCCATGAATTCCGGTGAAGAGATATAGGTTGCGGGGCCCTCGAGCTCAGGATTGTGAAACTGGGTTTTAAATGCCTTTATAGCAGCGATTTTGGTGTCCATAAACGGGGTTATGTCGACAATAATATCCGGTTTGATATACCGGTCCTGTATGTACTGAAGTACCAGCGACGGCCGCCATGCAGACTGTGCTGTCCCGTCTAATGATGTTTCTATTTTGGACAGGCCGGAAAGGAAACAGGCATCATTGGCCAGATCGCCGGCACGGCCATGATCAGGATGCCGGTCATCAAGCGCATTGGTGAGCACAATTTCGGGCTGATACTTACGGATCATTTTAATGACTTCGATCTGATGCACTTCATCGTTCTTGAAAAAACCGTCGCGAAGCCTGAGGTTCTCACGGGTGTGCAAACCGAGTATCTGTGCTGAATCAAGAGCTTCCTGGTCCCTCGTCTCTGCCGTGCCTCTGGTGCCCAACTCTCCACGGGTAAAATCGACAATGCCGACTTTCTTTTGTTGTGCTATATGTTTAAGAATTGTTCCTGAGCATCCGAGCTCAGCATCGTCGGGGTGGACTGCGAGTACGAGTATATCTAATTTCATTAAAAGGTGTCTTACGAAGTATTACTGATAATAGCCCGAAGATACAATTATGGATTCAATATCGCGTTCCTGAGATGGGTCGTACGTGCTTTTTAAATTGTGGCCGACAACTCTGGCAACCGACTGATACAGGAACGCTGTAACTCCGCCCTTGGTTTCCTTCACGATATCGTAGGTCGTCCGTCCTAATTCTCGGTCGATCAATTTGGTCAGTATCTGCCCCTGGGTGATTGTAAGTTCCTTGATCTCGCGGTTAAACATGTCTTTAATTTCCTTATCACATTGTTTTACCAGCTTCTTCTGCGCTCTTTTGTCGGGCGTTACCGCAAGATCGCGTTCAAGCTGTTCGTAACGCCTTTTGGCATACAGCGCATAAGGCATTACTTTCATAACGTTATATCTGAGGCGGTTGTAGGCAACGCGCTCGGCGTTGGACCTGAAGATGCGTGTGCCGTAGATGGTTACTTCCCGAAGCGGGATCCAGGGGATCATTTCGCCGTCTACATTGGTTCCGGCTACACGGATAGTATCATTTTTACCGAGTACAGGCATTTTTACTGATATGCCACTAACCTGCGCCCGCACGGGAGCCACAGCAATAATGACAATTAACAGAACAATTAACCTATAAAATTTCATAAATTTATACCCCTGTAATGATAACGCTAATATAATCTGGCATTTGATTTTATTCTAATGTAGCAAATTATTCGCAACTAATCAAGCATCCCAACTTAACAGTAAACTGATATTTCGAATAATTATTGTACATTATAACGCAGGCTTTTGCAAAAGGTTAAATTTAGTTTATGAAAGGAAATAAAGATTGATGAAGAACGCCTTGGTGATAGATCTGGAAGCGGAAAAACAGGAGATATTAAAGAGATACCGGGCATTGCTGCGCGCCTGCAAACCTACATTGCAGCGGGGCGATAAAAAGGAGATCAGAAAAGCATTTGATATGGCCCTTGAAAGCCATAAAAACATGCGCAGGAAGTCTGGCGAGCCTTATATCTATCATCCTATTGCCGTAGCACAAATTGCCGCGGAAGAGATTGGACTGGGCACCACTTCTATCGTTTGCGCTTTGCTGCACGATGTTGTTGAGGATACGGATATAACGCTGGAGGATATTGAGCGGGAGTTTGGCAAGAAAACGGCGAAGATCATTGATGGCCTGACCAAGATTTCCGGGGTATTCGATTATAACAGTTCGCTTCAGGCTGAGAATTTCCGGAAGATGCTTCTTACGCTTGC is a window of Pedobacter faecalis DNA encoding:
- a CDS encoding RluA family pseudouridine synthase; its protein translation is MKSISAQETEDQDLYEHLNIVVDKGQSLLRIDKFLMHRVENASRNRIQNAIDAGNVLVNKQAVKPSYKVKPADEISIVFPHPPRDTEVYPEDIPIDIVYEDNDLLIVNKTAGMVVHPGYNNYTGTLVNALTFHFAQLPHLPGNEGRPGLVHRIDKDTSGLLLISKNEITMTKLAKQFYDHTITRRYVALVWGDIAENGTVTGYIGRSAKNRIIMDVYDDEEKGKWSVTHYTVLERLGYVTLISCQLETGRTHQIRAHMKHIGHPLFNDANYGGDKILKGTTFTRYKQFVQNCFDLLPRQALHAQVLGFMHPSTRKYMEFEAPLPSDFSAALDKWRDYSAYNAVNG
- a CDS encoding aminotransferase class IV, with protein sequence MDSMQQYILHNDQLVPAGQSILTAQNRAFRYGDGLFESMRLLGGKLMFAQQHADRLKAGMKALKIDGSALMDEYFLKSKVTELARRNKLEGNARFRLSVYRDGEGLYTPESNKAAYVLESASISEEGYELNKKGLIVDVYDEMTKPVNKLSNVKTSSSLLYVMAGIFKKQRRLDEAFILNQSGFLCESISSNIFVVYNGQLFTPALSEGCVSGIMRGVVMGLAKSNDIAVTEAQINPEVLREAEEVFITNAIGGIRWVMGYGRKRYFNEISKLLSVKLNEIIVG
- the bshB1 gene encoding bacillithiol biosynthesis deacetylase BshB1 is translated as MKLDILVLAVHPDDAELGCSGTILKHIAQQKKVGIVDFTRGELGTRGTAETRDQEALDSAQILGLHTRENLRLRDGFFKNDEVHQIEVIKMIRKYQPEIVLTNALDDRHPDHGRAGDLANDACFLSGLSKIETSLDGTAQSAWRPSLVLQYIQDRYIKPDIIVDITPFMDTKIAAIKAFKTQFHNPELEGPATYISSPEFMESVISRAREFGKAIGATYAEGFTSRKLLGVDDLFHLR
- a CDS encoding 1-aminocyclopropane-1-carboxylate deaminase/D-cysteine desulfhydrase; translated protein: MCAIIHSPLQRLRDGSRGNILVKRDDLIDPFISGNKWRKLKYILEKAELEGKSHLVTFGGAYSNHLLATAAAAASKGLKCSAFVRGEEANNEMLVLCKLYGMKLLFTDRMHYRDKAHLFKTHFGGDPDAYFVDEGGAGAEGARGCSEIIGELPDNIEHLFCAAGTGTTAAGLLKGIHDQGRRTMLHVVPVLRGASFISDAILRYTGSLKQLMLHEDYHFGGYAKTTPDLMAYIRSFVAAEGILIDPVYTAKMFFAIDDLRIKGSLDRLESVVALHTGGLFGILGMKEKLA
- a CDS encoding DUF4294 domain-containing protein, translating into MKFYRLIVLLIVIIAVAPVRAQVSGISVKMPVLGKNDTIRVAGTNVDGEMIPWIPLREVTIYGTRIFRSNAERVAYNRLRYNVMKVMPYALYAKRRYEQLERDLAVTPDKRAQKKLVKQCDKEIKDMFNREIKELTITQGQILTKLIDRELGRTTYDIVKETKGGVTAFLYQSVARVVGHNLKSTYDPSQERDIESIIVSSGYYQ
- the fmt gene encoding methionyl-tRNA formyltransferase; this translates as MRIVFMGTPDFAVASLAALLEAGFDIVGVVTAPDKPSGRGQKIQESAVKQFAVARGLNVLQPVKLKDPAFVAALKDLQPDLQVVVAFRMLPEIVWNLPPRGTINLHASLLPQYRGAAPINHAIINGEKESGVTTFFLKHEIDTGDLILSEKVAIADDDNAGQLHDKLMEVGAKLLVKTVRSIEEGSYSEQAQLTSDDLKHAPKIFKEHCFIDWNQPTEQIYNLIRGLSPYPTAYTMLNGKILKVFGSAVETKETGLAPGGFLTDGKSYLKFAAKDGFVRLTDVQYEGKKRMPVDEFLRGIRL
- a CDS encoding DNA topoisomerase IB; this translates as MVQTLDEIKSSGLCYVSDKNPGITRQGRPGKFFFTDAEGKRIKDQEQLDRIKALVIPPAWTQVWIAPAENAYLQVTGIDAAGRKQYKYHPLWTSRRSDSKYFRLLEFGKALPGARKSIARDLRRKEFDERKVLAICVQLMIKTLIRVGNQTYQQLYGSYGLSTLKDKHVKINGNSMKISFVGKKGVKQELALNDRTLTKLVKKCRDIPGQDLFQYYTEGKEHRAIDSGKINNYIREITENDFTAKDFRTWGGTLEAFRQLARCYVTHTEVPRKKVVVEVLDCVASKLGNTRAVCKSSYVYPLLLEAFEHGELDTYLKKINYKPTSSVSAMEHDEKILMQFLKRAQKTAMAQTKAA